In Bombina bombina isolate aBomBom1 unplaced genomic scaffold, aBomBom1.pri scaffold_2582, whole genome shotgun sequence, one DNA window encodes the following:
- the LOC128644141 gene encoding trichohyalin-like yields MDQREKRLREGVDQREKRLREGVDQRQERLREGVDQREKRLREGVDQREKRLREGVDQREKRLRGGVDQREKRLREGVDQRKKRLREGVDQREERLREGVDQRQERLREGVDQRQERLREGVDQRQERLREGVDQRQERLREGVDQRQERLREGVDQRQERLREGVDQRQERLREGVDQRQERLREGVDQRQERLREGVDQRQERLREGVDQRQERLREGVDQRQERLREGVDQRQERLREGVDQRQ; encoded by the coding sequence atggaCCAACGAGAGAAGAGGCTGAGGGAAGGGGTGGACCAACGAGAGAAGAGGCTGAGGGAAGGGGTGGACCAACGACAGGAGAGGCTGAGGGAAGGGGTGGACCAACGAGAGAAGAGGCTGAGGGAAGGGGTGGACCAACGAGAGAAGAGGCTGAGGGAAGGGGTGGACCAACGAGAGAAGAGGCTGAGGGGAGGGGTGGACCAACGAGAGAAGAGGCTGAGGGAAGGGGTGGACCAACGAAAGAAGAGGCTGAGGGAGGGTGTGGACCAACGAGAGGAGAGGCTGAGGGAAGGGGTGGACCAACGACAGGAGAGGCTGAGGGAAGGGGTGGACCAACGACAGGAGAGGCTGAGGGAAGGGGTGGACCAACGACAGGAGAGGCTGAGGGAAGGGGTGGACCAACGACAGGAGAGGCTGAGGGAAGGGGTGGACCAACGACAGGAGAGGCTGAGGGAAGGGGTGGACCAACGACAGGAGAGGCTGAGGGAAGGGGTGGACCAACGACAGGAGAGGCTGAGGGAAGGGGTGGACCAACGACAGGAGAGGCTGAGGGAAGGGGTGGACCAACGACAGGAGAGGCTGAGGGAAGGGGTGGACCAACGACAGGAGAGGCTGAGGGAAGGGGTGGACCAACGACAGGAGAGGCTGAGGGAAGGGGTGGACCAACGACAGGAGAGGCTGAGGGAAGGGGTGGACCAACGACAGGAGAGGCTGAGGGAAGGGGTGGACCAACGACAATAA